From the Solanum lycopersicum chromosome 10, SLM_r2.1 genome, one window contains:
- the LOC101248348 gene encoding pentatricopeptide repeat-containing protein At2g32630, producing MSTQKFYQPIKQRFPNRPIKEIAKLISLFPPSHSTCSNFFNFKKNPNLETHLAVVVDLLKSKEFAEAENILNAVVVTDGLRKPVSKIASLLSENYVKCKVIGKMFNMLFSVYVNNMRFSEALQVFDYMKKWRFRIDDRACMVYLLAMKRQRQYDSLFEFFHKMVKFNVKITVYSMTVVVDGLCKMGEVCEARKLVDEMASTGVKQSDYTYNILLQAYMKMQDFVAVKEILRKMEKDGFDLNLTSYTLLIKGYSTFGDLVEVERLFKEIEEKGIEPNVHLFTSMISGYSKLGNVMKAFSTFVEMVERGLIPDGHTYGALINGFCKAGLMQGAEVLLNEMQGKGISVDRVIFNTMMDGYCKQGNVDEALRLQTIMEGEGHQPDANAYNIIATGLRKLELYDEAKSLLLSMVDRGVAPDTISYTTLIDIYCKQGNFVEAKRALIEMETKGIKPNTATYTTLVDGYCKLGKIVDAKRILRVMETAGVKPNTTTNSVCALIDGYCKQGNFIEAKTVFSEIGTKGVKPNTVTYTALIDGYCKVRNPAKAEKVLVEMETKGVKPTTVTYTALIDGCCKVGNIAKAIKVLIEMETKGVKPNTVTYTALIDGCCKVGNIAKYTSLVHRECKSGKVDDALKLFNEMPTKGLVPNVVTYTAVISGLSKEGRSGEALRLYNQMIEAGVIPDAAAYSALRKKSMLL from the exons ATGTCGACTCAAAAGTTCTACCAACCGATAAAACAACGTTTCCCCAATAGACCCATTAAAGAAATTGCCAAACTAATCTCCCTCTTCCCCCCTTCCCATTCTACTTGCTcaaatttcttcaatttcaagaaaaatccCAATCTTGAAACCCATTTAGCCGTAGTTGTAGACTTATTAAAGTCCAAGGAGTTTGCTGAAGCCGAGAATATATTGAATGCTGTTGTTGTTACTGATGGTCTGAGGAAACCAGTTTCAAAAATAGCTTCTTTGTTGAGTGAGAATTATGTAAAGTGTAAAGTTATAGGGAAGATGTTTAATATGTTATTTAGTGTTTATGTTAATAACATGAGGTTTAGTGAAGCTTTACAAGTTTTTGATTATATGAAAAAATGGCGCTTTAGAATTGATGATAGAGCTTGTATGGTTTACTTGCTTGCTATGAAAAGGCAAAGGCAGTATGACTCGTTGTTCGAGTTTTTCCATAAGATGGTTAAGTTTAATGTGAAAATTACAGTTTATTCGATGACGGTGGTAGTTGATGGATTGTGTAAAATGGGGGAGGTTTGTGAGGCTAGAAAGCTCGTGGATGAAATGGCTAGTACTGGGGTGAAACAAAGTGATTATACTTATAACATATTGTTACAAGCATATATGAAGATGCAAGATTTTGTGGCTGTAAAggaaattttgaggaaaatggaGAAGGATGGTTTTGATCTCAATCTGACTAGTTATACACTTCTGATTAAAGGATATTCAACTTTTGGCGATCTTGTAGAGGTTGAGAGGTTATTTAAGGAAATAGAAGAGAAGGGTATAGAGCCAAATGTTCATTTATTCACCTCCATGATTAGTGGTTACAGTAAGTTAGGTAATGTTATGAAGGCATTTTCAACGTTCGTTGAAATGGTGGAGAGAGGCCTCATTCCTGATGGTCACACATATGGAGCTTTGATAAATGGCTTCTGCAAGGCTGGACTAATGCAAGGAGCTGAAGTTTTACTAAATGAGATGCAAGGAAAGGGAATTAGTGTAGACCGGGTCATATTTAATACGATGATGGATGGTTACTGTAAGCAGGGTAATGTGGATGAAGCACTGAGGCTACAGACAATTATGGAGGGTGAAGGACAtcagcctgatgcaaatgcttaCAATATAATTGCTACGGGCCTGCGTAAGCTAGAATTGTATGATGAAGCAAAAAGTTTGTTGCTCTCGATGGTGGATCGAGGTGTAGCTCCAGATACAATTAGTTATACAACTTTGATCGATATTTATTGCAAGCAGGGAAATTTTGTGGAAGCAAAAAGGGCACTTATTGAGATGGAAACTAAGGGAATTAAGCCTAACACGGCAACATACACTACACTGGTAGATGGTTATTGCAAGCTAGGAAAAATTGTTGACGCGAAAAGGATACTTAGGGTGATGGAAACTGCTGGAGTTAAGCCTAACACAACAACAAACAGTGTCTGTGCCCTGATAGATGGTTACTGCAAGCAGGGAAATTTCATTGAAGCAAAAACGGTATTTAGTGAGATTGGAACTAAGGGAGTTAAGCCTAACACAGTAACGTACACTGCCCTGATAGATGGTTATTGTAAGGTGCGAAATCCTGCTAAAGCTGAAAAGGTACTTGTTGAGATGGAAACTAAGGGAGTTAAGCCTACTACGGTAACGTACACTGCCCTGATAGATGGTTGTTGCAAGGTAGGAAATATTGCTAAAGCAATAAAGGTACTTATTGAGATGGAAACTAAGGGAGTGAAGCCTAACACGGTAACGTACACTGCCCTGATAGATGGTTGTTGCAAGGTGGGAAATATTGCTAAATACACCTCACTTGTACATAGGGAATGCAAATCAGGAAAGGTAGATGATGCTCTGAAGCTTTTCAACGAGATGCCTACAAAGGGTTTAGTTCCGAATGTTGTGACTTACACAGCAGTGATTTCTGGCTTATCAAAAGAAGGCAGATCAGGTGAAGCCCTCCGATTATACAACCAGATGATAGAGGCAGGCGTAATACCCGATGCTGCTGCATACTCTGCACTTAGA AAAAAGTCGATGCTGCTTTGA
- the LOC109121368 gene encoding pentatricopeptide repeat-containing protein At2g32630: MFQEEFGPNFKLFQNYRKAKIQLTPSSPVTEETKRRRELDSVTGKNMSSFRKFAEAKSILHTVASDDSLRKPISEVASFLGENHVEHKVMGKMFDMLFRVYVDSMRFKDALEVFEYMKNGGFEIDDRSCMVYLLAMKRRKQYDSLVEFFEMMVEFDVRITVYSMTMVIDGLCKVGEVSKARKLMDEMVSKGVKPNVYTYNTLLDACMKKPDFVALKEILMAMEKEGLDLDVTSYTLLINGYCNIGNLKEVDRLFREIEGKGIEPDVHLYTSMISGCSKLGNVKKAFSVFDEMVERGLVPNAHTYGALINCLCKAGQMQAAEVLLNEMQSKGVDIGPVIFNTMMDGYCKQGNIDEAWRLQKIMEGKGYESDVYAYNIIATGLCKLDRCEEAKTWLFSMVDRGVAPNEVAHTTLISIYSKEGNFVEAKRTLGEMETKGMKPNTATYNTLMDGYCKKGMMKEAYKLKNVMECKGLKPDPYTYTSLVHGECISGKVDEALKLFNEMPREGIVPNVVTYTAMISGLSKEGRSDEAFRLYDEMIEAGLTPDASAYSALVGSLHG, translated from the exons ATGTTTCAAGAAGAATTTGGGCCAAATTTTAAACTCTTTCAAAACTATAGAAAGGCTAAAATTCAGCTGACGCCGTCTTCCCCAGTTACTGAAGAAACAAAACGTCGCCGGGAACTGGATTCCGTCACCGGAAAAAACATGTCATCCTTCCG GAAGTTTGCTGAAGCCAAAAGTATATTGCATACAGTTGCTTCTGATGATAGTTTAAGGAAACCAATTTCAGAAGTAGCTTCATTTTTGGGTGAGAATCATGTAGAACATAAAGTTATGGGGAAGATGTTTGACATGTTGTTTAGGGTATATGTTGATAGTATGAGGTTTAAGGATGCTCTTGAGGTTTTTGAGTATATGAAGAATGGTGGGTTCGAGATAGATGATAGATCTTGTATGGTTTACTTACTTGCTATGAAAAGACGAAAACAGTATGACTCACTGGTTGAGTTTTTCGAGATGATGGTTGAATTTGATGTGAGAATTACGGTGTACTCTATGACGATGGTTATAGACGGTTTGTGTAAAGTAGGAGAGGTTAGCAAGGCAAGAAAACTCATGGAtgaaatggttagtaaaggggtGAAACCAAATGTGTACACTTACAACACATTATTAGATGCTTGCATGAAGAAGCCAGATTTTGTGGCTCTGAAGGAGATTTTGATGGCTATGGAGAAAGAGGGGTTGGATCTTGATGTGACGAGTTATACTCTTCTGATTAACGGGTATTGTAATATTGGCAATCTTAAAGAGGTTGATAGGTTGTTTAGGGAAATAGAAGGGAAAGGCATAGAGCCAGATGTTCATTTATACACCTCTATGATTAGTGGTTGTAGTAAGTTAGGTAATGTCAAAAAAGCATTTTCAGTGTTTGATGAAATGGTGGAGAGGGGTCTCGTTCCGAATGCTCACACATATGGAGCTTTGATAAATTGCTTGTGTAAGGCTGGACAGATGCAAGCTGCTGAAGTTTTACTTAATGAGATGCAAAGTAAGGGGGTTGATATTGGTCCAGTTATATTTAATACAATGATGGATGGTTACTGTAAGCAAGGTAATATCGATGAAGCATGGAGGCTGCAGAAAATTATGGAGGGGAAAGGGTATGAATCTGATGTATATGCTTACAACATAATTGCTACTGGATTGTGTAAGTTAGATCGGTGTGAGGAAGCAAAGACGTGGTTGTTCTCAATGGTGGATCGAGGTGTAGCTCCAAATGAAGTTGCTCATACAACTTTGATCAGTATATATTCTAAGGAAGGAAATTTTGTTGAAGCAAAAAGGACACTTGGTGAGATGGAAACAAAGGGAATGAAGCCTAATACGGCAACGTACAATACCCTGATGGATGGTTATTGCAAGAAGGGCATGATGAAGGAAGCGTATAAGCTAAAGAATGTTATGGAATGTAAAGGCCTGAAACCTGATCCCTATACATACACCTCACTTGTACACGGAGAATGCATATCAGGGAAGGTAGATGAAGCTCTGAAACTTTTCAACGAGATGCCTCGAGAAGGTATAGTTCCAAATGTGGTGACTTACACAGCAATGATTTCTGGCTTATCGAAAGAGGGCAGGTCAGATGAAGCCTTCAGATTGTATGATGAGATGATAGAGGCAGGACTTACACCTGATGCTAGTGCATATTCTGCTCTCGTGGGCAGTCTTCATGGTTGA
- the LOC101247573 gene encoding probable E3 ubiquitin-protein ligase LOG2: MGNAGSRGVNGPRRRNSRRSHPPPPPPPPQPEIRANGYVFAATPYLSRFPHGPSYYQYPGYYSTPPPPPRPRAMAAPYVLHQKAVTIRNDVNLKKETLKIEPDEKNPGKYLVAFTFDATVSGSLTVIFFGKEGEDCLLTPMKESLLLPITVEFQQGLSQKFRQPSGTGIDLSIFDEAESSIYADADVYPLAVKLEAIPGKESVPEDENAVSGSTNSQLTLAVFEKDKGEYNVRVVKQILWVNGMRYELQEIYGIGDSIDNEFDGNDPGKECVICLAEPRDTTVLPCRHMCMCSGCAKVLRIQTNRCPICRQPVERLLEI; this comes from the exons ATGGGAAATGCTGGAAGCAGGGGTGTGAATGGACCGAGACGACGCAACAGCCGGAGGAGCCACCCACCACCGCCGCCGCCGCCACCTCAACCGGAGATACGTGCGAACGGGTATGTGTTTGCGGCAACACCGTATCTTTCTCGATTCCCACATGGGCCGTCGTATTATCAGTACCCGGGGTACTATTCGACGCCACCGCCGCCGCCGCGGCCACGGGCAATGGCAGCACCATATGTGTTGCATCAAAAAGCAGTGACTATACGTAATGATGTTAATCTGAAGAAGGAAACTCTGAAAATTGAGCCTGATGAGAAGAATCCGGGGAAGTACCTTGTTGCTTTTACTTTCGACGCCACCGTTTCTGGAAG CTTGACTGTCATTTTCTTTGGAAAAGAAGGTGAAGATTGTTTGTTGACACCTATGAAAGAAAGCTTACTTCTACCTATAACTGTTGAATTTCAACAAGGTTTATCTCAGAAGTTTAGGCAACCCTCAGGAACTGGCATTGATCTTTCGATTTTTGATGAAGCAGAATCCTCCATATATGCTGATGCAGATGTATATCCATTAGCGGTGAAACTAGAGGCAATCCCAGGTAAGGAAAGTGTACCGGAGGATGAGAATGCAGTATCCGGGTCCACAAATTCCCAGCTTACTCTAGCAGTTTTTGAAAAGGATAAAGGTGAATACAATGTTAGGGTGGTGAAGCAAATACTTTGGGTCAATGGCATGAGATATGAATTACAAGAGATTTATGGGATTGGTGATTCAATTGATAATGAGTTTGACGGAAATGATCCTGGGAAAGAATGTGTGATATGCCTTGCTGAACCTCGGGACACAACTGTACTTCCATGTCGACACATG TGCATGTGCAGTGGTTGTGCAAAAGTCTTGAGGATCCAGACAAATAGGTGTCCTATATGTCGGCAGCCAGTTGAGCGACTTCTGGAGATCTAA
- the LOC101248931 gene encoding putative serine/threonine-protein kinase, translating to MKFSFAFSNCFNPTSEIMEINQIIPYEKDGQRVQKFSIFSYKELKVATHGFGASNRIGEGGFGSVYKGRLEDGSFVAVKVLLVDLESMRGEREFISEIAALSNIRHENLVTLRGYCVDGTKRLLVYDYMENNCLSQTLLGEEQNRSKFTWELRRKISKGIAKGLSYLHEEVNPHVVHRDIKASNIVLDHNFTPKIGDFGLSRLFSKNISHITTRVAGTLGYLSPEYAISGHLTRKSDVYSFGVLLLEIISGCPVIAFDIERGEHFLVNKAWEMYNSGKLLELVDPILNGEFRDDEAVRFLKIGLLCVQEIASLRPKMSSVFEMLNSANYMELDDINIIQPGILADLGDVKIGQKQSSNSFLSNVVTLVKKMLVQSVYFSHTKLA from the exons ATGAAGTTTTCTTTTGCATTTTCTAATTGTTTTAATCCAACATCTGAGATTATGGAAATTAACCAAATTATTCCCTATG AAAAAGATGGACAAAGAGTTCAAaaattctctattttttcttaCAAAGAATTGAAGGTAGCAACTCATGGATTTGGAGCATCAAATAGAATTGGAGAAGGAGGATTTGGTTCTGTTTACAAG gGTCGGCTTGAAGATGGAAGCTTTGTGGCTGTGAAAGTTTTATTAGTTGATTTAGAATCAATGAGAGGTGAAAGGGAATTTATATCAGAAATTGCTGCATTGTCTAATATTAGACATGAAAATCTTGTCACCCTCAGAGGATATTGTGTTGATGGGACTAAAAGACTCTTAGTCTATGATTACATGGAAAATAATTGCCTTTCACAAACATTACTAG GGGAAGAACAGAACAGAAGTAAATTTACATGGGAACTTagaagaaaaatttcaaaaggaataGCAAAGGGACTTTCATATCTACATGAAGAAGTGAATCCTCATGTTGTACATAGAGATATTAAGGCCAGCAACATAGTTCTTGATCACAATTTCACGCCAAAAATCGGGGATTTTGGTTTATCTAGGCTATTTTCGAAGAACATTTCACATATTACAACTCGAGTTGCTGGTACATT AGGCTATCTTTCTCCAGAATACGCGATCAGTGGACATTTAACTCGAAAATCAGATGTTTATAGCTTCGGAGTATTATTGCTAGAAATAATCAGTGGTTGCCCTGTTATTGCCTTTGACATTGAGAGAGGAGAACATTTCCTAGTTAACAAG GCATGGGAAATGTACAATTCTGGTAAATTATTAGAATTAGTGGACCCTATATTAAATGGAGAATTTCGAGACGACGAAGCTGTCCGATTCTTGAAAATTGGGTTACTCTGTGTGCAAGAAATAGCCAGTCTACGTCCAAAAATGTCATCGGTTTTTGAGATGTTGAATAGTGCAAATTATATGGAATTAGATgacataaatattattcaacCTGGAATTCTTGCTGATTTGGGAGATGTTAAAATAGGTCAAAAACAATCATCTAATAGTTTTTTGTCCAATGTTGTAACTTTAGTTAAAAAAATGTTGGTACAAAGTGTATATTTCTCACACACAAAGTTGGCCTAA
- the LOC101247873 gene encoding aquaporin PIP2-1-like, translating to MAKDMEYGNDQYAPSKDYQDPPPAPLIDPEELGKWSFYRAIIAEFIATLLFLYITVLTVIGYKSQSDGDQCGGVGILGIAWAFGGMIFVLVYCTAGISGGHINPAVTFGLLLARKVSLVRAIFYIVAQCLGAICGCGLVKLFQKAYYVKYGGGANELAVGYNIATGLGAEIIGTFVLVYTVFSATDPKRNARDSHVPVLAPLPIGFAVFMVHLATIPITGTGINPARSFGAAVIYGKNKSWDDQWIFWVGPFIGAAIAAIYHQYILRAGASKSINSFRSNA from the exons ATGGCAAAGGATATGGAGTATGGAAATGACCAATATGCCCCTAGTAAAGACTACCAAGACCCACCTCCAGCACCACTTATTGACCCTGAGGAACTTGGAAAATGGTCATTTTACAGAGCTATTATTGCTGAATTTATTGCCACACTTTTGTTTCTATACATTACTGTACTCACTGTGATTGGCTACAAGAGCCAAAGTGATGGTGACCAATGTGGTGGTGTTGGCATTCTTGGCATTGCTTGGGCCTTTGGTGGCATGATTTTTGTTCTTGTTTATTGCACAGCTGGCATTTCTG GTGGACATATTAACCCTGCTGTGACATTTGGACTCTTGTTGGCCAGAAAAGTGTCATTAGTGAGAGCAATTTTTTACATAGTAGCACAATGCTTAGGAGCTATTTGTGGTTGTGGTTTAGTGAAGTTATTTCAAAAGGCTTATTATGTTAAGTATGGTGGTGGTGCTAATGAACTTGCTGTTGGTTACAACATAGCCACTGGATTAGGTGCTGAAATTATTGGCACTTTTGTTCTTGTTTACACTGTTTTTTCTGCTACCGATCCCAAGAGAAATGCCAGAGACTCTCATGTTCCT gTATTGGCACCACTTCCAATTGGATTTGCTgtatttatggttcatttggcCACTATTCCAATTACTGGAACTGGTATTAACCCAGCTAGAAGTTTTGGAGCTGCTGTAATTTATGGCAAAAATAAATCATGGGATGACCAA TGGATTTTTTGGGTTGGACCTTTTATTGGTGCTGCAATTGCtgcaatatatcatcaatatattttGAGAGCTGGAGCATCCAAATCAATTAATTCATTCAGAAGCAATGcataa